aaaggatgatgaggattttgagcactttgctgaaatgattagacctgtctttttgcgtatgcgtttgactgatatgcttaaaatgaatccttatgctaagtatatgaaagatatttttacaaataaaagaaagataccgaaagttgaaatttccaccatgcttgccaattatacttttaaagtgaaggaaatatgccctagaggcaataataaagttattatttatttccttattctcatgataaatgtttattattcatgctaaaattgtattaaccggaaacgcaatacatgtgtgaatacatagacaaacagagtgtcactagtatgcctctacttgactagctcgttgatcaaagatggttatgtttcctagccattgacatgagttgtcatttgattaacggggtcacatcattaggagaatgatgtgattgacttgacccttTCCGTTGGCTTAGCActcaatcgtttagtatgttgctattgctttcttcatgacttatacatgttcctatgactatgagattatgtaactcccgtttaccagaggaacactttgtgtgctaccaaacgtcacaacgtaactgggtgattataaaggtgctctataggtgtctccgaaggtatttgttgggttggcgtatttcgagattagcatttgtcactccgattgtcggagagatgtctctgggccctctcggtaatgcacatcacttaagccttgcaagcattggaactaatgagttagttgcgggatgatgtattacagaacaagtaaagagacttgccggtaatgagattgaactaggtattgagataccgacgatcgaatctcgggcaagtaacatatcgatttcaaagggaacaacgtatgttgttatgcggtctgaccgataaagatcttcatagaataagtgggagtcaatatgagcatccaggttccgctattggttattgaccggaaatgtgtctcggtcatgtctacatagttctcgaacccgtagggtccgcacgcttaaagtttcgatgacggttatattatgagttttgatgtaccgaaggttgttcggagtcccggatgtgatcacaaacatgacaaggagtctcgaaatggtcgagacatgaaaattgatatattggaagcctatatttggatatcgaaagtgttccgagtgaaatcaTGTCCTGATTCATGAGCGTGAGAGGCATCATGGAGACACCCTCCTCGTTGAGGGTAAGGAACTTGTACACAGGCACGGCGCCGTACCGCCGGGAGAGGCGGCCGTCCTTGTCCTCCTCCACGGTGCATGACACCACCTTGTACGAGGCCAGCAGCCGCAGCATGCGGTCCACCATATCCGGCGCGGCCGGGTTCGCTGTGGACGGGAGCTTGGCGGCCACCTCGGCGGGGCTCAGCAGCTTCCCGTCAGCAGCCACCAAGGTGTCCAAGAGGCCCAGCTCGATGGCATTCTTGAGCGTCATCGGGAGGATCGATGATGAGACGAGCTGGAGAGCGAACATGCACGCTTCCTCGTCAGTGGTGGAGCCCATCTCCTCTGCTTCTCTGCAGCCGAGCTAACGGTTGTGCTGGTGGATGTCTTTTCTGAGCGACTGAGCGATGAGGAATGCTTTGGAGGGAGTATGGGAATTATATGGGGCTTCCTGGCTTCACCAACCACCACCTCGTTTTTCTTCTTGGTCTTCACGAAAAGTAAAGGAGAAATATGGCACACCGGAAAGTTATTCTTGCATTATTGTTGTTGTTGATAAGTAGGGTTTGTCTATGTTGATAATCTTGTGGCGCTGGTGTATGTTGGGATTAGGTTTTCCCAGATCATATATCTCATATTATACTTTTGTTTCATAAATATAGTATCTTCTGATATAAAAAAGACAAACATTTATATCCAACAAAACACTGCTGGATGGATGGAAGATGAAAAACACGTGGTAAATACATTGTTAGAATCGGTCATTCAGTATCAGCGTTACTATTCCTTGTACATAAACGTCACTCAAAAGGTAAGGAAGAAAACATGTGTACATCTTTGCATACATCCTTCAGCAAAATAAGCTACAACATACTGATGAGTTGATGAGTTGGTGACAGCCCAAATCTTTTCATGGGCTTGAATTACGTGAAAGAAGTTTGGAGCTTAATTAGGTCATAGTTGTGTACCACACCAGGTAAGTAAGCCGGGACTCGGATGGATGATGCTTGTACCGTATCCTATTTCATAATTTATTTCAATTCAAAGTTGGGACGGATGCAGTACAGATTGGCAAACGAATACATAATACGCCAGAATATATTGGAATCGTACAAAAAGTGGGACATGGTATGGTAAGAGAGCAGCGGAGGACCGAAGGCATAGAAAAATGATAGCAGAATACAAGAAAAGCAACCATGAACAGTACATTAAGCGTTCATTAACAATACATAATATAGCTCACAGGTATATCTAGCCATCACATACAAAACAACAAAGAGTTAATTCGAGTTCTTTGCAAGCTATATAGCACACAGCCTTACAGTTACACCTGCCAAATTATTCCTGTACATGAAGAGGATGTTTCCAGCGCAAGTGGCTCCAATTTTCCTGGAATTCCTGAGAATTTGTGGAAATCGTATTTTCCGCCCTTATCGGGAAAAAACTAAAATCAAAAATTTTCTCTCGGTATGAGGAcagttggaaatatgagcaattttcCATATGATTTAATTGAAAGAAACAATAGATAAAACATAATATAATAACAGAGTTAAGACAAGTCATGCAATCTAACACATAGTGGGCAAATAACATCAGAAGAAGAGAATTTGAACATAACATTTCTAGGACAAATGCTAGAACAAGAAAGTCTAGCAGGATCTCGAACAGAAAGGACATGAACACATACTGAGCAGCGAAGGAAGCATTGGCGTTGGCGTTGGCGTTGGTGTTGTCGCCCATATCGTCGAAGAGACTCGCGACGTCAAGGAAGAAGTCGTTGTTGGGGAAGAGATCGTCAGCGTCCTTGGCCGTCATGACGAAGAAACCAGTAGTCGTGCAGAGCACTCGCCAAAAATCATATCACCCATCTACCGTACAGGTCTAGAAGTAGTGGGGTTttggaggcctactgtcccgacctgtGGTGCACGCCGCAAACTGGGATGGAGAAGAACCTAGGAGTACCTCAATGATCTGGAATCCATGGTGTGAGGCAAGTGACGTGTGGTGTATCATTATAGAGATGAGTGACCTTTATTTTATAGGCACATGAGGAGGAGGCGAACTGGCAACGAGCAGAGATGAAACGAGAAGATGGCAGACAAAACAAACAGGCAGCAGCCCAAGGATGCATCCTTCATGCGACCTTTCATATACCAGTCATGCGTGTAAAAATTTAGACAACGGCTcagctcattcccgcaacccatGGCGTGCGCGTCATTACGAGGCGGGCagcagagaaggaggaggagcgCGCAGATATGTCGCTCTTCTTCTCATGCTCATTCATGTGGGGAAACAACCGCTCCCAAATAAATAGGCCCAACTCCTTATAAACTAGCAGTGTAGGACTACACTTTAGACCCACCTCTTGCCTTGCATGAATGTGATAAGCGGGCCTCTAGCATTTATTAGGAATTCTGAAAATGGCTATTGTGCTTTGCCAGAAATAGACCAAATTCCAGTAACTCCCCATCAGATCCCAAAGGCAGACAAAATTTGCCTTTGGTTCAAAAACGTTGTTTATATACTAGTACTACAATGGAGACTATTAAGTTAAACTTCCACCTAGGACTCTATGCTACACTAATAAGCAACTTGAATAGTGGtctgggccttgaactgcaagttttctacGAATCTAGCTTAACTcaaagccttgaccgatactaGGCTACCGTGGAACTTCCCCGTGGGTGGAacttatgcgtcatactccgaGGCCTtccatgagtttactagagaacACCCCAATCTCATATATTGCAATGTTTAGCAATCAGACTCATATAAGTGTGTGTTTTAAAAGAtattctgcaggacaacatctttTCTTAAATAGGATAGTGAGAAGACGTTAAGATAAACATCAACCTGCCATGTAGATTAGGAGAGTATTACATCTTCATAGAGTAGTATTAttaatagtaaggatactctcctctcgGCTTGTCTTCTAATTCTAATTCATAGGATCTTCAATCACATAGAgtaggttaccactgtgaacaactcatattgtgggtctcatacctaTCTCCTTCGATGGATTATCTTTCAAATTACatgatagacccttagtaaaaggacCTGTCAGATTTTTAGATGTTTGGATGTAATCCAACACAATAACTCTGGAGATTCTCCTTTTCCTAATAGACTTGAATCTTCTCTATAcatgtcttgatgacttcatgttatcctttgagctaCTCACTTTGGCAGTCACAGTTTGgttgtcgcagttcataaggataccTAATACAAGcttctcaacaaccggcaagtcattcaagagtCGACGAAGCCAATCTTCTTCGACCATAGCTGTATCTAGtgttgtgagttctgcttccattgttgacctcatTAAGATGGTCTGCTCGCAAGATTTCCAAGAAATAgtgccacctccatgagtgaatacatatccGCTCGTGGCCGTTATGCCATTAGCATCagagatccagtttgagtcactatacccttcgaGTACCACTGAGTACCcagtgtagtgaattccataactCGGACTGCCTTTCAAATAATGCATAACTCTCCCTAGAGCTTTACAATGATCATCCCTCGGTTTTGAAACAAATAACTCGGAGTGCATGTCAAATAACACAATGTAGTTAATTCCATAACTTGGAGTGCCTTTCAAATAACTCATAACTCTCCCTAGAGCTTTACAATGATCATCCCCCGGTTTTCAAACAAATATGCTCAGTTTGCTAATAACAAACAAAATGTCAGGTCTCAAAGTGCTAGCTAAATAAATAAGCGAACCAATAATATGAGATTTGCATGCATCAcaaaaatcttctaggtccatggtataagattcatcgtaaagatcaaataggacagtatAAGTATTACGCTTCGATGAAAACTCAAACCTCCGTACGAAGGAATTGGTGAGATAATAATATTGTAGGCACTTGTCCGATAGAAAATCCTCGAGGTCGGCATTTTGTATGTACGCATAGAATTCATCCTTGAAACCTGCACGATCCATAAATTCATCTGAGGGCCATTCACACGGCATCACTTGAGCTTCCCTTGTAGTTCCGGGTCCGGTTCTCGTATCGCATGCCTCGgtgcttgcttccttgaagaaccaccttggtacattctCCTAGacattttctgaaaatttctgaaatttttagtaactcaaaataaaagtcaATCatactcaacaaaattgatagcaaccactcctacaagtgtctagaagctatatcatgcatcaaaacaaCTTTGGACCGTACAAAtatgacatgcaagctcaagaacaaggtcacaacaacagcaaaaatttgcaatgaataaagcgctagaacaaaaactaattggaccattggaggagtcacataccaaaaaccaatcccccaaagcagttttgtgaatggagctttgagcaaggagatcgaaaatggcagcaagatgagcaagaacacgagtttgagctatggagtgattttttctggaggaagaaggagaagatgggtgctggaataagtggagggtgcacgtggggcccacaaggtcacggggtgcgccccagggggtaggctcaccctccacccttgtggccaactggtgaggccccctggtgtgttctttgcaccagaaattctaaaatattctaaAAAAAGTCATATCCAATTTTCacggcatttggagaacttttatttttgggacatTTTTTATTGCAAGAATAATTTTGAAAAcggacagaaaatactatttttactttatttaaacTAAAGAACAGAAAGTAAAACGTaggtacagaaagttgtgctttctaaattcatccatctcatgatcatcagaaggaatccattaacaaagttgatcaagtcttattaataAACTTCTTCCGAGTGACATGAAAtaggagaattttcgaataacactaggttacctcaacagggatatgcatgtccccaacaataagaatatcatatttctttttgacagtaggaagagggaattcaaaacttCCAACAGTAatagttgaaaattttccaatagaattaataatatgaacttgaggttgtttcttcggaaagtgtacGATATGATCATTAGCATTAACATGAAAAGTTACATTgactttgttgcaatcaataacagcccctgcagtattcaaaaatggtctgccaaggataatcgacatactatcgtccttgggaatatcaagaataacaaagtctgttaagatagtaacatttgcaaccacaacaggcacatcctcacaaataccgatgggtatagcaGTTGTTTTATCAGCCATTTACAAAGaaatttcagtaggtgtcaacttattcaattcaagtctacgatacacagagaaaggcataacactaacaccggctccaagatcacataaagtagttttaacatactttcttttaatggagcatggtatagttggtactcctggatctccaagtttctttggtatttcACCCTTAAAAGtttaattagcaagcatggtggaaatttcagcttctagtatgtttcttttattagtaacaatatttttcatatacttagcataaggaggcattttaagcatatcattcaaacccatacgcaaaaagataggtctaatcatttcagcaaagcgctcaaaatcctcattatcctttttcttgtatggcttaggaggaaagggcatgggtttctgaacccatggttctctttctttaccacgtttcctagcaacgaagtctcttttatcataacgctgattctttgattgtgggttatcaaaatCAACAgaaggttcaatctctacatcattatcattactaggttgagaatccacatgaacatcattatcaacattatcactaggttcatgttcatcaccagattgtgtcccagcatcagaaatagaaatatcattgggattctcatgtgtgtctatagtaggttcactagaagcatgcaaagtcctagcatttttctttttctttctattactagaactaggtgcatcaatattaattcTTTGAGAATCCTGCACTACTCTcctaggatggccctcaggatacaaaggttcctgggtcattttaccacctctagtcataaccctaacagcattatcattattcttactattcaactcattaagcaaatcatcttgagctttaagtactttttctacttgagttgtaaccatggaagcatgtttactaataagcttaCGATCATTAACATTACTATTCATATAATTACTCAAGTGGTCAAGCATGTAAGCATTACGTTTCGATTGTCTACTACCATAAGCATTGGAATTTTCTtgcttaacaataaaattatcaaactcatcaaagcattgactagcagacttattatgaggaatatcaccttcatcaaatctatggagagtgtttacctctactacccgtgtcgggttatcaagaccatgtatttcttcagtaggtggtagattcttaacatcttcagctttaatccctttttctttcatagatttctttgcctcttgcatatcttctggactgagaaatagaatacccctcttcttcagagttgtcTTTGGAGTTGGGTCAGGAAGTGTCCAACCATTTTCATTACTCAATATAtcattcaatagcaattcagcttg
Above is a genomic segment from Triticum urartu cultivar G1812 unplaced genomic scaffold, Tu2.1 TuUngrouped_contig_10402, whole genome shotgun sequence containing:
- the LOC125526531 gene encoding flavone O-methyltransferase 1-like — protein: MGSTTDEEACMFALQLVSSSILPMTLKNAIELGLLDTLVAADGKLLSPAEVAAKLPSTANPAAPDMVDRMLRLLASYKVVSCTVEEDKDGRLSRRYGAVPVYKFLTLNEEGVSMMPLTLMNQDM